The following coding sequences are from one Microbacterium sp. SORGH_AS_0969 window:
- a CDS encoding DHA2 family efflux MFS transporter permease subunit produces MNERMVGRRWAGLVFISIAVSLIIVDSTIVNVAVPSIVEDLGISSTEVQWVQEAYTLVFASFLLVFGSLADRFGRRRLMLIGVVVFALASIAASLAPTGGALIAARLVQGVGGSMILPTTLSLINATFRGKERGIAFAVWGSTIGGMAAVGPLLGGWLTTAFSWRWAFGINIPLGVVIVIGVLLTVAESRSEQRAAIDGVGALLSVLTMAPLVFALIEGRTYGWWTVDAVPTIGAWMWPLELSPVPIAFAVAAIALVAFIAWGVGRQRRGLSTLLAFDLFRIGSFRNGNIAAAVVSLGEFGIILALPLWLQFVVGFDALQTGLLLLSLAIGSFVASGVAGALSGKVAPVWVVRGGLLAEIVGVAGVALTIGPGATWGPLIPFLFVYGLGVGLATAQLTGVVLADVPPAASGQASGTQSTSRQLGAALGVAILGTVLFSTTAGVLAGSLDDRGLPAAQRDQVVSQVVDSAGAAIAGLGQSPATQDVAADARAAFSDGTRAAAFTAAGFLTLGLVSTVTLGRRREER; encoded by the coding sequence ATGAACGAACGCATGGTCGGGCGCCGCTGGGCGGGGCTCGTCTTCATCAGCATCGCCGTCTCGCTGATCATCGTCGACTCGACGATCGTCAACGTGGCCGTCCCCTCGATCGTCGAGGATCTCGGGATCTCGTCGACCGAGGTGCAGTGGGTCCAAGAGGCCTACACCCTCGTGTTCGCCTCCTTCCTTCTCGTCTTCGGCAGCCTCGCCGACCGGTTCGGCCGACGACGCCTCATGCTCATCGGCGTCGTCGTCTTCGCCCTCGCCTCGATCGCGGCATCCCTCGCCCCCACCGGCGGAGCCCTCATCGCGGCGCGGCTCGTACAGGGCGTCGGCGGGTCGATGATCCTGCCGACCACCCTGTCGCTGATCAACGCGACCTTCCGCGGGAAGGAACGCGGCATCGCCTTCGCCGTGTGGGGATCGACGATCGGCGGAATGGCGGCCGTCGGGCCCCTGCTCGGCGGGTGGCTGACGACCGCCTTCTCGTGGCGGTGGGCGTTCGGCATCAACATCCCGCTCGGCGTCGTGATCGTGATCGGCGTCCTGCTGACGGTCGCCGAGTCGCGCAGCGAGCAGCGCGCGGCGATCGACGGCGTCGGCGCCCTGCTCTCGGTGCTCACGATGGCCCCGCTCGTGTTCGCTCTCATCGAGGGGCGCACGTACGGCTGGTGGACGGTCGACGCCGTCCCGACGATCGGTGCGTGGATGTGGCCCCTCGAGCTCTCGCCCGTCCCGATCGCTTTTGCGGTCGCGGCGATCGCCTTGGTGGCCTTCATCGCGTGGGGCGTCGGGCGCCAGCGGCGGGGCCTGTCGACCCTGCTGGCGTTCGACCTGTTCCGCATCGGGTCGTTCCGCAACGGCAACATCGCGGCGGCGGTGGTGTCGCTCGGCGAGTTCGGCATCATCCTCGCGCTGCCGCTGTGGCTGCAGTTCGTCGTCGGCTTCGACGCCCTGCAGACGGGGCTCCTCCTCCTCTCGCTCGCGATCGGCTCGTTCGTCGCGAGCGGGGTCGCGGGAGCCCTCAGCGGCAAGGTCGCCCCCGTGTGGGTCGTGCGCGGCGGCCTGCTCGCCGAGATCGTGGGCGTCGCGGGTGTCGCCCTGACGATCGGACCGGGTGCCACCTGGGGACCGCTCATCCCCTTCCTCTTCGTCTACGGTCTCGGGGTGGGTCTCGCCACGGCACAGCTCACCGGCGTGGTCCTCGCCGACGTCCCACCCGCGGCGAGCGGCCAGGCGTCCGGCACGCAGTCGACCTCGCGCCAGCTGGGAGCGGCCCTCGGCGTCGCGATCCTCGGCACGGTCCTGTTCTCGACCACCGCGGGGGTGCTCGCGGGCTCGCTCGACGATCGCGGGCTTCCCGCCGCGCAGCGCGACCAGGTCGTCTCGCAGGTCGTCGACAGCGCGGGGGCGGCGATCGCGGGGCTCGGGCAGTCACCCGCGACCCAGGACGTCGCCGCGGACGCGCGCGCGGCGTTCAGCGACGGAACGCGGGCCGCGGCGTTCACGGCCGCGGGCTTCCTGACGCTGGGGCTCGTGTCGACGGTGACGTTGGGAAGGCGGAGGGAGGAGCGGTAG
- a CDS encoding MFS transporter: MSAMFRSFSVFNYRVWFIGALVSNIGAWMQATAQNWVVLTQLTDNDAAAMGVTMALQFAPPLLLVSVTGWVADRFDRRKLIMCTQSALLALALSLGILILTGMMTLPLMYGFALALGVVTAFDNPARQTFVSDLVEKENASNAVALNAASFNTARLIGPAAAGVMIVVVGTGWVFLVNAVTFLAMLAALLIMRPHELIVHHRRGGPTRLADGFRYVTKRPDLVVTFSMVFLLGAFGMNFPIFASTMALEFGRGADGFGLLSSFVAIGSLAGALLAARRERARMRVVILGAGGFAVASTLSVLAPSYGAYAATLVLTGFCVVTTLTTANGYVQTTTDPALRGRVLALYMAILLGGTPVGAPIVGWVASEFGPRVAIGLAAVAAIVACGIGVAWTLSSGRVHRHESKRFRLTLDETRPLAVVSPEPEDFSDEVAGTTPIPLATGERAPRPGAHRPASHHP, translated from the coding sequence ATGAGCGCGATGTTCCGATCCTTCTCGGTCTTCAACTACCGCGTCTGGTTCATCGGCGCCCTGGTGTCGAACATCGGCGCGTGGATGCAGGCGACGGCGCAGAACTGGGTCGTGCTCACGCAGCTCACGGACAACGACGCGGCGGCGATGGGCGTCACCATGGCCCTGCAGTTCGCCCCTCCCCTGCTGCTCGTGAGTGTCACGGGATGGGTCGCCGACCGCTTCGACCGGCGCAAGCTCATCATGTGCACGCAATCGGCGCTGCTCGCGCTGGCCCTGAGCCTCGGCATCCTGATCCTCACCGGCATGATGACGCTCCCCCTGATGTACGGCTTCGCTCTCGCGCTCGGCGTGGTCACCGCCTTCGACAACCCGGCGCGGCAGACCTTCGTCTCCGACCTCGTCGAGAAGGAGAACGCCTCGAACGCCGTGGCGCTGAACGCGGCGTCGTTCAACACCGCCCGACTCATCGGACCCGCGGCGGCCGGCGTCATGATCGTGGTCGTCGGCACCGGGTGGGTGTTCCTCGTCAACGCCGTGACCTTCCTCGCGATGCTCGCCGCCCTGCTGATCATGCGGCCGCACGAGCTGATCGTGCACCACCGCCGGGGCGGTCCGACGCGCCTTGCGGACGGGTTCCGCTACGTGACGAAGCGCCCCGACCTCGTCGTGACGTTCTCGATGGTGTTCCTGCTCGGGGCGTTCGGCATGAACTTCCCGATCTTCGCGTCGACCATGGCGCTGGAGTTCGGCCGCGGCGCCGACGGCTTCGGCCTGCTGAGCTCGTTCGTCGCGATCGGTTCGCTCGCCGGCGCCCTGCTCGCCGCGCGGCGCGAGCGCGCTCGGATGCGCGTCGTGATCCTCGGCGCGGGCGGGTTCGCGGTGGCATCCACTCTGTCCGTTCTCGCGCCGAGCTACGGCGCCTATGCCGCGACGCTCGTGCTCACGGGCTTCTGCGTGGTGACGACGCTGACCACCGCGAACGGCTACGTCCAGACCACGACCGATCCCGCGCTGCGCGGACGGGTGCTCGCTCTGTACATGGCGATCCTGCTCGGCGGCACGCCCGTGGGCGCGCCGATCGTGGGCTGGGTCGCGAGCGAGTTCGGCCCGCGCGTGGCCATCGGCCTCGCCGCCGTCGCCGCGATCGTCGCGTGCGGCATCGGCGTCGCGTGGACGCTGTCGTCGGGACGCGTGCACCGGCACGAGAGCAAGCGCTTCCGCCTCACGCTCGACGAGACGCGGCCCCTGGCGGTCGTGTCCCCGGAGCCCGAGGACTTCAGCGACGAGGTGGCGGGAACGACGCCGATCCCCCTCGCCACCGGCGAGCGCGCGCCCCGACCCGGGGCGCATCGCCCCGCCTCGCATCACCCCTGA
- a CDS encoding MarR family winged helix-turn-helix transcriptional regulator translates to MRANDSGPDTTLTSAASELRMATFRLARRLRAQRAVDSMSDGQFAVLAALTIHGEHTLGQLAERERVTAPSMNRTVSLLEDAGYVTRTPHEDDRRKVTIALTDAGRTVVDETVRRRDAWLEEALDGLTPAERQTLAAAAEIMRKVAER, encoded by the coding sequence ATGCGCGCGAACGATTCAGGTCCGGACACGACCCTCACCTCGGCGGCATCCGAACTCCGCATGGCGACGTTCCGTCTGGCGCGACGGCTCCGCGCGCAGCGCGCGGTCGACTCCATGAGCGATGGACAGTTCGCGGTGCTCGCGGCCCTCACCATCCACGGCGAGCACACGCTCGGTCAGCTCGCCGAGCGCGAGCGCGTCACGGCGCCGTCGATGAACCGCACGGTGTCCCTCCTCGAGGACGCGGGATACGTCACGCGCACCCCGCACGAAGACGATCGACGCAAAGTCACGATCGCACTGACGGATGCCGGTCGCACCGTCGTCGACGAGACGGTCCGGCGGCGCGACGCCTGGCTCGAAGAGGCCCTCGACGGGCTCACCCCGGCGGAACGCCAGACCCTGGCCGCGGCGGCCGAGATCATGAGGAAGGTGGCGGAGAGATGA
- a CDS encoding alpha/beta fold hydrolase, with the protein MPEFVDAYGITIVYDVYEAEDPRAVVQLLHGVGEHAGRYAALIDALVADGYTVYADDHRGHGRTGLRQWGGDHTKLGRLGPGGLGAARDAVWTLTQIIRERHSDLPLVLLGHSWGSFLAQMLLDRHPDAFDAVVLSGSALRWPGALNPGDLNAPWKKLGGSGMQWLSSDEQVGRDFVDDPLTTSVPLAKLFGPVEAAKLFGRPRRNLERDVPVLLMVGRDDTVGGPRSVHLLADAYRSRSGLTDVTTLVYPGARHEIFAEVQQAEVRADLLAWLDARLPARA; encoded by the coding sequence ATGCCTGAGTTCGTCGACGCATACGGCATCACGATCGTCTACGACGTGTACGAGGCAGAGGATCCCCGCGCCGTCGTGCAGCTGCTCCACGGTGTCGGCGAGCATGCCGGTCGCTACGCGGCGCTCATCGATGCCCTCGTCGCCGACGGTTACACGGTCTACGCCGACGACCACCGCGGGCACGGGCGCACGGGCCTTCGGCAGTGGGGCGGCGATCACACCAAACTCGGGCGCCTCGGTCCGGGCGGCCTCGGCGCCGCTCGCGACGCGGTCTGGACGCTCACGCAGATCATCCGCGAGCGTCACTCCGACCTCCCGCTCGTGCTCCTCGGGCACTCGTGGGGCTCGTTCCTCGCGCAGATGCTGCTGGATCGGCATCCGGATGCCTTCGACGCGGTCGTCCTGAGCGGCTCGGCCCTGCGGTGGCCCGGGGCTCTGAACCCCGGTGACCTGAACGCCCCGTGGAAGAAGCTCGGCGGTTCGGGCATGCAATGGCTCTCGAGCGACGAGCAGGTCGGTCGCGACTTCGTGGACGATCCGCTGACTACCTCGGTGCCGCTGGCGAAGCTGTTCGGCCCTGTCGAGGCCGCGAAGCTCTTCGGCCGCCCGCGCCGCAACCTCGAGCGCGATGTCCCCGTGCTGCTGATGGTCGGACGTGACGACACGGTCGGCGGCCCGCGCAGCGTCCACCTGCTGGCCGACGCGTATCGCTCGCGTTCCGGCCTGACCGACGTCACGACGCTCGTGTATCCCGGCGCCCGGCACGAGATCTTCGCCGAGGTGCAGCAGGCCGAGGTGCGCGCCGACCTCCTCGCCTGGCTCGACGCCCGCCTCCCCGCTCGCGCCTGA
- a CDS encoding sugar phosphate isomerase/epimerase, whose translation MTRPITLFTGQWADLPFEEVARLAGEWGYDGLEIACWGDHLDPWRWDDDAYVRGRLDILERNGLTVRAIANHLKGQAVCDDPIDQRHRDIVSDRVWGDGDPEGVRQRAAEEMKNTARLAAKLGVKIVTGFTGSSIWKYVAMFPPATEEMVDAGYQDFADRWNPILDVFDEVGVRFAHEVHPSEIAYDYWTATRALEAIGHREAFGLNWDPSHMVWQDIDPVGFLWDFRDRIIHVHCKDTKKRLTNGRNGRLASHLPWADPRRGWDFISTGHGDVPWEDAFRMLNAIGYDGPLSVEWEDAGMDRLVGAPEALAFVRKLSTYEPSGAAFDAAFSRH comes from the coding sequence ATGACGCGACCGATCACGCTGTTCACCGGCCAGTGGGCCGACCTCCCGTTCGAGGAGGTCGCCCGTCTCGCCGGGGAGTGGGGCTACGACGGCCTCGAGATCGCCTGCTGGGGCGACCACCTCGACCCGTGGCGCTGGGACGACGACGCCTACGTGCGGGGCAGGCTCGACATCCTCGAGCGCAACGGCCTCACGGTGCGGGCCATCGCCAACCACCTGAAGGGTCAGGCCGTCTGCGACGACCCCATCGACCAGCGCCACCGCGACATCGTGTCGGACCGGGTCTGGGGAGACGGCGACCCCGAGGGCGTCCGGCAGCGAGCCGCCGAGGAGATGAAGAACACCGCGCGCCTGGCGGCGAAGCTCGGTGTGAAGATCGTGACGGGGTTCACGGGATCGAGCATCTGGAAGTACGTCGCGATGTTCCCGCCCGCCACCGAGGAGATGGTGGATGCCGGCTACCAAGACTTCGCCGACCGCTGGAACCCCATCCTCGACGTCTTCGACGAGGTCGGCGTGCGCTTCGCTCACGAGGTGCACCCCTCGGAGATCGCCTACGACTATTGGACGGCGACGCGCGCGCTGGAGGCGATCGGACACCGCGAGGCCTTCGGGCTGAACTGGGACCCCTCGCACATGGTGTGGCAGGACATCGATCCGGTCGGGTTCCTGTGGGACTTCCGCGATCGCATCATCCACGTGCACTGCAAGGACACGAAGAAGCGTCTCACGAACGGCCGTAACGGTCGCCTGGCCTCGCACCTCCCGTGGGCCGATCCGCGGCGCGGGTGGGACTTCATCTCGACCGGTCACGGCGATGTGCCGTGGGAGGACGCTTTCCGGATGCTGAACGCGATCGGCTACGACGGCCCCCTGTCGGTCGAGTGGGAGGACGCGGGCATGGACCGTCTCGTCGGAGCGCCGGAGGCACTCGCCTTCGTGCGGAAGCTGTCGACCTACGAGCCGTCGGGGGCGGCGTTCGACGCGGCGTTCAGCCGCCACTGA
- a CDS encoding Gfo/Idh/MocA family protein codes for MIGAGFMGAAHSQGWRVAPRFFDLPLAPEMSVLVGRDADRTRTAAETWGWVEPSTDWREAIARDDIDVVDIVTPGDSHAEIALAAIAAGKHVLCEKPLANTVDEAERMTAAAKEARGRGIRSMVGFTYRRVPAATFARDLVRSGRLGEIRQVRAEYLQDWLSDAEAPLTWRLDKDRAGSGSLGDIGAHAVDLTEFITGQRLSRVAGVLETIVAERPVLASSSGLSGSAGTERGPVTVDDVALFTGRLTSGALASFEATRFRTGRKNALRIEVSGSLGALSFDLERLNELEVYDATAPETERGFRRILVTEPGHPYAGAWWPTGHMLGYEHGFSHQAKDFVEAIAEGSDPRPSFADGLHVQRVLDAVARSSDADSVWVDVDTQTGTSRDERTSQ; via the coding sequence ATGATCGGTGCCGGCTTCATGGGCGCCGCCCACTCCCAGGGCTGGCGCGTCGCGCCCCGCTTCTTCGATCTCCCCCTCGCCCCCGAGATGAGTGTGCTCGTCGGTCGCGACGCCGACCGCACCCGCACCGCGGCCGAGACCTGGGGCTGGGTCGAGCCCTCCACCGACTGGCGCGAAGCCATCGCCCGCGACGACATCGACGTCGTCGACATCGTCACCCCCGGCGACTCGCACGCTGAGATCGCCCTCGCCGCGATCGCGGCCGGCAAGCACGTCCTCTGCGAGAAGCCCCTCGCCAATACCGTCGACGAAGCCGAGCGCATGACCGCGGCGGCGAAGGAGGCCCGAGGCCGTGGCATCCGGTCGATGGTCGGATTCACGTACCGCCGTGTTCCGGCGGCAACCTTCGCCCGCGACCTGGTCCGGTCCGGCCGCCTCGGCGAGATCCGTCAGGTACGGGCCGAGTACCTGCAGGACTGGCTGAGCGATGCCGAAGCCCCGCTCACCTGGCGTCTGGACAAGGACCGCGCCGGCTCCGGCTCGCTCGGCGACATCGGCGCCCACGCGGTCGATCTCACCGAGTTCATCACCGGGCAGCGCCTCTCACGGGTGGCGGGCGTGCTCGAGACGATCGTCGCCGAGCGGCCCGTGCTGGCCTCCTCGTCCGGCCTGTCGGGGTCGGCCGGCACCGAGCGCGGACCTGTCACGGTCGACGACGTCGCCCTCTTCACCGGGCGGCTCACCTCGGGCGCGCTCGCCTCGTTCGAAGCCACCCGTTTCCGCACAGGCCGCAAGAACGCTCTCCGTATCGAGGTCTCGGGTTCGCTCGGGGCCCTCTCGTTCGACCTCGAACGCCTCAACGAGCTCGAGGTCTACGACGCCACCGCACCCGAGACCGAGCGGGGGTTCCGTCGCATCCTCGTCACCGAGCCCGGCCACCCCTACGCCGGCGCCTGGTGGCCGACCGGACACATGCTCGGCTACGAGCACGGCTTCTCGCACCAGGCGAAGGACTTCGTGGAGGCGATCGCCGAAGGCTCCGATCCGCGGCCGTCGTTCGCGGACGGCCTGCACGTGCAGCGCGTGCTCGACGCCGTCGCCCGCAGCTCCGACGCCGACAGCGTGTGGGTCGACGTCGACACCCAGACCGGGACATCCCGCGACGAAAGGACCTCGCAATGA
- a CDS encoding substrate-binding domain-containing protein, whose protein sequence is MHARTASRSRLVLTGVAALTALGLLTGCTGSSSESENVVDQGTTTEENAATGDTVTIGFSGPAADHGWLGAINSGALAAAESFPDVDLQVAEGTNDVNAQIAAVETFINNKVDAIVLLPSDGAALTEVATRAMEAGIPVINVDREFSSPFAARTTVLGDNYGMGVSAGTYICEQLSGQSDAIVAEIAGIDSLPLTQDRSAGFKDALSDCGLEVGPRVAADFTVQGGEASTSQLLSANPKIDAIWNHDDDQGIGVLAAITAAGRDEFFMVGGAGSKNAMEAIQAGDTPLQATVIYPSTQAADGIALARLIAQKKTAGDLITPSVPNRIVLDAPVVTKDNVDSYIDLAFES, encoded by the coding sequence ATGCACGCACGCACAGCCTCTCGCTCGCGCCTCGTCCTGACGGGCGTGGCCGCCCTGACCGCCCTCGGCCTGCTGACCGGTTGCACCGGCTCGAGCAGCGAGAGCGAGAACGTCGTCGATCAGGGCACCACGACCGAGGAGAACGCCGCAACCGGCGACACCGTCACCATCGGCTTCTCCGGTCCCGCCGCCGACCACGGCTGGCTCGGCGCCATCAACTCCGGCGCGCTCGCGGCCGCCGAGAGCTTCCCCGACGTCGACCTCCAGGTCGCGGAGGGAACGAACGACGTCAACGCGCAGATCGCCGCAGTCGAGACCTTCATCAACAACAAGGTGGATGCCATCGTGCTCCTGCCCAGCGACGGGGCGGCGCTCACCGAGGTCGCCACGCGCGCCATGGAGGCCGGCATCCCGGTCATCAACGTCGACCGCGAGTTCTCGAGCCCCTTCGCCGCCCGCACGACCGTGCTCGGCGACAATTACGGCATGGGCGTGAGCGCCGGCACCTACATCTGCGAGCAGCTGAGCGGACAGAGCGACGCGATCGTCGCCGAGATCGCCGGCATCGACTCGCTCCCGCTCACGCAGGACCGCTCGGCGGGGTTCAAGGACGCGCTGTCGGACTGCGGTCTCGAGGTCGGCCCGCGCGTCGCCGCCGACTTCACGGTCCAGGGCGGCGAGGCATCCACCTCCCAGCTGCTGTCGGCCAACCCGAAGATCGACGCCATCTGGAACCACGACGACGACCAGGGCATCGGCGTACTCGCCGCGATCACGGCCGCGGGACGCGACGAGTTCTTCATGGTCGGCGGCGCGGGAAGCAAGAACGCCATGGAAGCGATCCAGGCGGGAGACACCCCGCTGCAGGCGACCGTGATCTACCCCTCGACCCAGGCCGCGGACGGCATCGCCCTGGCGCGCCTGATCGCCCAGAAGAAGACCGCGGGCGACCTCATCACCCCGAGCGTTCCGAACCGTATCGTTCTCGATGCACCGGTCGTGACGAAGGACAACGTCGACTCGTACATCGACCTGGCGTTCGAGTCCTGA
- a CDS encoding sugar ABC transporter ATP-binding protein yields MTKAFSGVQALRGVDLEVRAGEVHCVLGQNGAGKSTLIKTLAGVHRPDAGEIVWRGEPVEISDPDAAIELGIATMYQELDVVDGLTIAENIFLGHELARGGFTQRGEAARRTTELLRRLGHANLPPHTEVGTLSAANKQIVSMARALSHDIKLIIMDEPSAVLDTEEVKNLFAVVRELTAAGIAVVYITHRLEEIREIGDRITVLKDGRTTAVGLPVADTPTAELIRLMTGRDIANVFPDRMPVEPDAPVVLDVQGLGLAGVFADVSFTVRAGEVVGLAGLVGSGRSEILETVYGARRASEGTVRVRDRALPRGSVHAAVRAGIGLSPEERKSQGLVLDEPIFVNIALASMARFAKGGFLDDRAARRVAREQIDAFELRPADPDRPARTLSGGNQQKILLARWLVHGTTVLLLDEPTRGVDVGARAEIYALIRDLAAAGNAVVVVSSEIEEVLGLADTVLVVADGRILRTLPAHQIDEHGVLDLVMKGTAA; encoded by the coding sequence GTGACGAAGGCCTTCTCCGGCGTCCAGGCCCTGCGCGGCGTCGATCTCGAGGTCCGCGCGGGCGAGGTGCACTGCGTGCTCGGGCAGAACGGCGCCGGCAAGTCGACGTTGATCAAGACGCTGGCGGGTGTGCACCGTCCTGACGCCGGAGAGATCGTCTGGCGCGGGGAGCCCGTCGAGATCTCCGACCCCGACGCGGCCATCGAGCTCGGGATCGCGACGATGTACCAGGAGCTGGACGTCGTCGACGGACTGACGATCGCGGAGAACATCTTCCTCGGGCACGAGCTCGCGCGCGGAGGCTTCACGCAGCGCGGCGAAGCCGCCCGGCGGACGACCGAGCTGCTGCGTCGCCTCGGGCACGCGAACCTGCCCCCGCACACCGAAGTCGGCACGCTGAGCGCGGCGAACAAGCAGATCGTCAGCATGGCGCGCGCCCTGTCGCACGACATCAAGCTCATCATCATGGACGAGCCCTCGGCGGTGCTCGACACCGAAGAGGTGAAGAACCTGTTCGCGGTGGTTCGCGAGCTCACGGCGGCGGGCATCGCGGTGGTCTACATCACGCACCGTCTCGAGGAGATCCGCGAGATCGGCGACCGCATCACGGTCCTGAAGGACGGCCGCACGACCGCGGTCGGCCTCCCGGTGGCCGACACGCCGACCGCGGAGCTCATCCGCCTCATGACGGGCCGCGATATCGCGAACGTGTTCCCGGACCGGATGCCGGTCGAGCCCGACGCCCCGGTCGTCCTCGACGTGCAGGGGCTCGGGCTCGCGGGTGTCTTCGCCGACGTGTCGTTCACCGTTCGCGCCGGGGAGGTCGTCGGGCTCGCGGGTCTCGTCGGCTCAGGACGCTCGGAGATCCTCGAGACGGTGTACGGCGCGCGCAGGGCGAGCGAGGGGACGGTGCGCGTTCGCGACCGGGCGCTGCCGCGCGGGTCGGTGCACGCGGCCGTGCGCGCCGGCATCGGCCTCTCCCCCGAGGAGCGCAAGAGCCAGGGGCTCGTGCTCGACGAGCCGATCTTCGTCAACATCGCACTCGCCTCGATGGCGCGCTTCGCCAAGGGCGGCTTCCTCGACGACCGGGCCGCGCGCCGCGTGGCCCGCGAGCAGATCGACGCCTTCGAGCTGCGGCCCGCCGACCCGGATCGTCCCGCGCGCACCCTGTCGGGCGGCAATCAGCAGAAGATCCTCCTCGCGCGCTGGCTCGTGCACGGCACGACCGTGCTGCTGCTCGACGAGCCCACGCGCGGCGTCGACGTCGGCGCTCGCGCCGAGATCTATGCCCTCATCCGCGACCTCGCCGCCGCGGGCAACGCGGTGGTCGTCGTCTCGAGCGAGATCGAGGAAGTTCTGGGCCTCGCCGATACCGTCCTCGTCGTCGCCGACGGCCGCATCCTGCGTACCCTTCCCGCGCACCAGATCGACGAGCACGGCGTGCTCGACCTCGTCATGAAAGGAACAGCCGCGTGA
- a CDS encoding ABC transporter permease, with product MPPASPSATSPLRAFFAGSAGRNIGLVIALLVMFIVGAITAPGTFLTLDNVFVILRQASIVGVIAVAMTLVIIAGGIDLSVGSVTGLASVVGTLAVVQDLADSMHWIVFVLLALAVGAVAGLINGVVIAYGNVVAFMATLAMLVGARGLAEILAERRTLVVQDRGFITFMNANILGVNMLIWIFLIVAVLGWVLLNRTTFGRRTVAIGGNREAARLAGIDVRRHVMWLYVLVGLASGIAGVMFLGRTTAGSSTNGQLLELDVIAAVVVGGTLLVGGRGTITGTVFGVLIFATLTNVFVQNNLSSSVQAVAKGVIIVVAVLLQQRFSRQPGRR from the coding sequence ATCCCGCCGGCCTCCCCCTCCGCGACGTCCCCGCTGCGGGCGTTCTTCGCCGGCTCCGCCGGACGCAACATCGGCCTCGTCATCGCGTTGCTGGTGATGTTCATCGTGGGGGCGATCACCGCACCCGGGACCTTCCTCACCCTCGACAACGTGTTCGTCATCCTTCGTCAGGCCTCGATCGTGGGTGTCATCGCGGTCGCGATGACCCTCGTGATCATCGCGGGTGGCATCGACCTGTCGGTCGGCTCGGTCACCGGTCTCGCCTCCGTCGTGGGCACGCTCGCGGTGGTGCAGGACCTCGCGGACTCGATGCACTGGATCGTCTTCGTGCTCCTCGCCCTCGCGGTCGGTGCCGTCGCCGGTCTCATCAACGGCGTGGTGATCGCCTACGGCAATGTGGTGGCGTTCATGGCCACGCTCGCGATGCTCGTCGGTGCACGGGGCCTCGCCGAGATTCTCGCGGAGCGGCGCACCCTCGTCGTCCAGGACCGCGGCTTCATCACCTTCATGAACGCGAACATCCTCGGCGTGAACATGCTCATCTGGATCTTCCTGATCGTCGCCGTGCTCGGCTGGGTACTGCTGAATCGCACCACCTTCGGTCGTCGGACCGTCGCGATCGGCGGCAACCGCGAGGCCGCGCGTCTCGCGGGTATCGACGTCCGGCGGCACGTCATGTGGCTGTACGTGCTGGTGGGGCTGGCATCCGGAATCGCGGGCGTCATGTTCCTCGGCCGCACGACGGCCGGCAGCTCCACGAACGGTCAGCTGCTCGAGCTCGACGTGATCGCCGCGGTGGTCGTCGGCGGAACGCTGCTCGTGGGAGGACGCGGAACGATCACCGGCACGGTGTTCGGCGTTCTGATCTTCGCGACGCTGACCAACGTCTTCGTCCAGAACAACCTGTCGTCCTCCGTCCAGGCCGTGGCCAAGGGCGTGATCATCGTCGTCGCGGTGCTGCTCCAGCAGCGTTTCTCCCGCCAACCCGGGCGACGATGA